Genomic segment of uncultured Desulfobacter sp.:
AAAACATCGTCCTATGAATACTACCAATTTTGGATGAGTACAGATGACAGGGATGTGGAGCGTTTTCTATCACTTTTTACTTTTCTCCCTATGCCGGAAATCAAGCAGGTCAACAAATTGATTGATGCCGAATTAAATCAGGCAAAAGAAATCCTGGCGTTTGAGAGCACTTGTCTGGCCCACGGCAGGGAAGCTGCCCTAAAAGCTCAAGCCTCTTCTTCTGCTGTTTTTGGGAATCGTATCATTTCTGAAAAGATTCTGCCTTCATCCAGTATTCCCAGGGAAAACAGCAATAAAAGCTCAGTTGCACTACCGACAACCTGTGTGCCCTTCAAAAAGTTTGCGAAGGGAATTCCAGCCTACGAACTTTTCTTCCGCACCGGGCTTACCCAATCTGGTGGGGAGGCAAGACGCCTGATTAATCAGGGTGGCGCATATATTAATGGAGAGACGATTACAGCCTTTGATGTATTAGTTACTTCCGACCATCTTAAAGATGGAGAAATTATTTTAAGGGCAGGCAAAAAAAGGTTCCATAGAATTCAGATAGAAAAAGAATAACGCCAGACACATAAAGGATCAGTCCTCAAAAAAGCGCTGACTTAAGCTGGGGGAAAGATTGAGGGCCAGGATGTTGCCGTGCACCTGCTTGGTCTTCCCCCCGAGCATCCTGAGGGGAAAAATGAAAAAACTGGGAATCCCATACGGAAAAACAGCTATTGGACTCTGCGGCGGTGCCCATTTACCATGATGCCGGCATAACACATCAGGCCGGTGCTGATGGGGCTAAACGGGCATAATGCCCGGTAATCCAGCACGGATATATCCCGGGCATATGGCCAGGGCATCAGGGTCAGCCCGGCCAGGATGAAACAGGCCAAGGTGGCAACCTTCAATAATACCGGATCCATTTTATATTTTTCCACGATATACTCCTTTCATAAACGGTCAAGGCCTGCACCTCGGATTCCCTTCTGAAACGGGCTTTTCATCCCCGGGCTCCTGGTGGCCAAACTGGTTGCACGGAAATCCCAGGATGATCAGGCCGTTGTCCTTATATTCCCGGTAGAGCGATTCCAGCGGTCAGGCCGCATTTACCGGCTGTATTAACCACAAGCCCCGCTTTGCCCCGGTAAACATCCATACTGACCGCTTTGCCCTACAGGCTGTCAGCCGAAAAATCATAGAGGTCTTTATTTATTTTAAATTCCATCAGTTAGACGTTTTTATGAAGTGGTCCGGGGACGCAGGCATAAAGCATCCCCCCCCCCGGATGTTTTCTTTATATTGCCAGGGGCACCCCTTATTGATCCGGGTTACGCGTCTTTTGTCCCGGAAACTTTTTGGGGATCTGCCCATTGCGTAATATTGTTGCCGAAATGAACGTAAAGGCCGTCACTGTCATCCACCGGGATCCAGTATGAATCCACAATGCCAAGGGTGTCATTGTGGACTACATCTCTTTGGGCTTTGCCTTGCTTGCGCATCACCGGGGCTTTGCACCCCTTGCACATCCGGCCTGTCCCGTTCAGGGAGAAGCAGTTGATGCCGGGTTCTATCCCAAGGTCCTGGGCCACTTTGTTCACCGCAACGATCTCATGTTTTTGGTTCAGCAGCAGGGCCGCTTCCGGATAGTTGCCCCACATCTGCCTAAACGTGTGGATAACGTGTGTGTTCTGTTCTGCCATTTTGATTCTCCATTATTTAAAAATTGATAAATTATCATTTCGGGTATATCATTCCCTATGATGAAAGCATGATAGCAGAATGGTTCTCTACGGTCTTTCATTATTGGCTACAATTATTATCGAATCGGGTAAATTATTATGTACTGGAGCATGACGCTGGATCTTAAGGAATCTTTAGGGTGGCATTCCCATGAAGTATATGAGTTGCTGTACTGCCGAAAAGGGCGGGGACATATCATTTTTGACAATCAGGATATTTCATTTCAAGGCGGCCGCTTCATTCTCATCCTGCCGGAAAGCAGGCATCGATTTCTTTTCGGACAGGATGAGTCGGCGGATTTAAAAATTCTGTGCCTTACGGCTGCGGATGCGGCCATTCATCTTTCCTCCTCATTATCAAACTGGCTCCAAAATATTAAAAAGACCCCGGCGGTTTTTTCCGACCATGAAGAAGACAGTGAGTTTTCAGCTCTTTTTGACAAGATCCCGGACGCTCTCGGGGAGACAGAAAAAAAGGACCTTGATATTATCTGGGGCAGAATCGGTCTTATCCTGGCCATTCATTTCAAAAACCAGGGAGCAGGCGACATGGACAGCCAGGGGCGTCATGGAGACACGGTGGATCGTATCTGCAACTGGATAGACGACAATTTGGCAGAACAACTCACCCTTGATATGATCGCATCCGAGTTCGGCATGTCCAGAAGCTTGCTTACCAGGGAATTTAGAAAATTCACAAGCATCAGTATTGTTGAATACATGAACATGCGAAGGCTGCAGACGGCGGGTGCCCTACTTGCGAAAACAGGAAAAAGCATTACGGAAGCCGCCTTGGAAAGCGGGTTCTCAAGTATCGGGAACTTCTATCAAAAATTTAAAGCGCTATATGGTGTGACGCCGTCGGAATTTAAAAAACAGCTTGATCTTCAAAGATAGATGGGTGCTTTCATATTTGGTAGAAATATTTGACCAGCCACCAATGGTATCAAACCAATCTCTATAAAGAGAATACTATTATGTGTATCGCCCGATTTTCAATTCCTAACGATTCGATTTTTCCTGGGGAGTTCAATGATGGTATTAAACCGGGCTATTTGAAATTCTGATGCCATCACCAATAATAGATCAAAGTAACGTCCTATAAAATATGCTTCGTGGATTCAAATTCCCCGTTGCGACCCAGGCGATAATCAGGATATTCTCCAATTGACTGAAGGTTAAAAAGAAAGCCTCTTAAAAATTGATTCTATATCGAAACACTAAAATTAAACAGAATTTAGGGGATGTTATGAAGTATAAAGGATCTTGCCTTTGTGGTGAAATTACTTTTGAAATAATCGGAGAATTTGAAAGCTTTTTTCTTTGCCATTGCGAACGTTGTAGAAAAGATACTGGCTCAGCACATGCTGCTAATTTATTTTCTTCTTCAGCTAAGTTAATATGGCTATCGGGCAAAGATAAAGCTAAAACCTTTGATTTCAAATCAGAGGGGCATATAAAAAGCTTTTGCTCGAATTGTGGATCAGCTCTTCCCAATATACAGATGGATGGAGATCTGTTGGTTGTTCCAGCCGGAAGTCTTGACAGTGATGTGCAAATGGAACCTCAAGGCCATATTTATTGGAGGAACAAAGCAAATTGGGACAATAATTTGGAAAAGGTTGCCAAATTCGACCAACTGCCAAATCAAAACAACATGTAATATCCATGACAAAAGCAAGTAATACCAAGTTCACAATAATGCTATGAGCCCTCGCCCGCCCCCATTTCAGAACAGCATTCAATAGCAGAAGTATTGTGGGAAGATGAACCCGTTCTGCTTAAAAGGCAAGAGTCTGCTTCACAAATCAGCCAGCACCTGAAGCAAATTTTTTGCCATTGCCGGCGTAATGCCGGGAAGTGCGGCAAGAGATTCCGGTGACTGGTTTCGGATATTGTCAATCCCCTTAAACGTGGTGAGCAGCAGCTTCTTTTTTTTGGGGCCGATGCCGGGGATTCCGTCAAGGACGGAGAGTTTTCCCCGCTTTTCCCGGCGGGAGCGCTGGAAGGTAATGGCCGACCTGTGGGCCTCATCCCGGATCTGTTCCAACAGAAAAAGTGCCTTGGCCGACTGGGCTGTGTTCAAGGGATTGGAGCGCCCCGGCAGATAGACCTTGTCAGCCTTCTCCCCCTTATCTGAATCCTTTTTGGCCAGGCCTGCCAGGGTAAACTGCCCTTCCAGCCCCAGTTCCTTGACCACGCTGACGGCCATGGACAATTGCCCTTTACCGCCGTCCACCACCAGCAGGTCCGGCAGGGGCATATTTTCCCGGTCATGTTGAAATCGGCGGGTGAGGACATGGGTCATATAGGCATAGTCATCCTGCTGCTCAATATCCTTGATAATAAACTTACGATAGGCGCTTTTATCAGGCCTGCCGCCGGTGAACACCACCATGGCCGCCACGGGATCTTTGCCCTGGAGATTGGAATTATCAAAGCACTCCATGCGCTCGGGCAACCGGGCCATGCCCAGAAGGTGCTGGAGCATGGTCAGGGCTGCCGTTGCCTCTTCTTCACGGGCCAATATTTTTTCAAGTTCCGCCTTGGCGTTAAATCGGGCCATATCGGCAAGCCGTTTTTTCTCCCCCCGGAGCGGATAGTGGAAATGCACCCGGTGATCCGCCATATCATTAAGCCGGGCTTCGGCACGAATCATGTCGTCGGATGGCTGACTGAACAAAACCGAGCCGGGAATCTGGGCGGCTTTCTCGTAATACTGAATCACAAAGGCCGCCAATACCTCATCCGGTTCCTTGAATCCAAGATCCAGTGGGTAATAGGCTGTGTTTATCAAGTACCCGGATCTCACCTGCATCACGGTAACCACCGCCCGGTCCCGGTCCCAGGCAAGCCCAAGAACGTCCCTGTCCTGCCCGTCCGCACACACCACCACCTGGCGCTCCATGATCCGCTCCACGGCAAAAATGGTGTCCCGGATCTGAGCCGCTTTTTCAAAGGCCTGGTCAGCAGCATATTCCGCCATCTCAAGGCGCAGTTTCTTAATTACCTCCCGGGTCCGTCCCCGCAGAAACAAGACAGCATCCTTCACCCTGGCCTGGTACTCCTCTGGGTCCACCTCATTGCAGCACAGCCCCAGACATGCCTTGATCTGGTAGTTCAAACACGGCCGGGACCGGTTTTTAAACTGGGCGTCCCGGCACTTTCGAAGTTTAAAAATCCGCTGAATCTGCTTTAAAGTTTGATTCACGCTCTTGGAGGAAGAGTATGGACCCAAATAAAGCGCTTTATCTTTTTCGATGCGCCGCACCCGCTGGATGGCAGGATAGGGTTCATTCATATCAATACGCAGCAGTGGATAATTCTTGCCGTCTTTAAGAAGAACATTATACTTGGGAGAATTTTTCTTGATCAGGTTGGATTCTAGGATGAATGCTTCCTGGTCCGACTGGGTGACCACCAATTCAAAATCAGCAACCAGAGCCAGAAGCGCTGCCGTTTTGGGCTCGGGCTGATCTTTTCTCACAAAATATGAAGCCAGCCGCTTTTTTAAATCCTTGGCCTTGCCCACATAAAGGATTTTTCCTTTTTTATCCCGCATGAGATAAACCCCGGGAGCATGGGGGGCCTGGTCGTATTTTTCTTTTATTTTCTCAGGAACAATCATCGGGCTGTCTTAAATACGTTCAACAAATTAAGTTATCATCCAGTTATGGTTATTAAATTCCGCCCACTTCGTTTTGAACAATAAAGCTTATCGTCCGCTAATTTCAGCATGTATGACAAATCTTTATCTGTATTAAAGGAGATACCGATACTAACTGTCACCGCCAATTTTTGATTTGTGTCACCATAAGTTATTTTTTGGGTTTGAATAAGGGATCTTAAAGCATTAAATCGCTCCCCAATTTGAGTTCGAAAAAGATTTTCATCTTCCCCATCCCGGCCGGATATCAAAATACCAAACTCTTCTCCGCCCAGTCGAGCTAACAACTCATTTTCTTTCACAAAATTTTTAAATATTTCCGCCAATTTTTGGAGAACCAGATCACCTGCATCATGGCCATAGGCATCATTGATCTTTTTAAAATGGTCAATGTCAATCATTGCACAGCACAAACACCGATCAGCCTCCCGAGATGACACGAAGAGTTTTTTCCCCTTTTCAAAAAAAAACCTGCGATTATAAAGGCCTGTGAGATAATCTGTCATTGCAACCAATTTAGTTTGTTCAATTAAACAAACATTTTCAATACACTGGGCGACACGACAATAAAATTCTTCTCTAATAAAGGATTGTTTAATAATAAAATCATTGGCACCACTTTTAATAAACTGAGCAGCCATGGTTTCGTCTCTTTCCGAGGACATTCCAATAATGGCAAGTTCTTCTTTTTTACTGGTTATAACGGATTTGGGGGACCCGTCCGTAAGCCTCCCAATGAAGCTGAAATCAAAAGGTTCTGAAGCCAATTCTCGTGGTATTGGAATCCGTTCACTCTTTCAAAAGAACTCACATGGCCCTTTTGCTTTACCGTCCACGGATTGAGTGGAGCAAAATTTTGGATAAGAGCCCAGGCACGTATACTGAGATTGGCCGATTTCATAGTGCCATGAAAATACTTGGTGCTGAATAAATGACGGTCCATCCGTTGCATCAGCCGGTCAACCATGTTGCTTGTTCTATGTGCACCAGGAAAATCATAAGCTTCGGAAAACTGTGGAAGATTATCCTTGAGCTTCTTGATCTTGGCTGAAATTACGTCTGGGATTTCGTTCTGCGTATTTTGACAATGTTCGGAAAGCCTCCGAACTCTCTGTGAGAATGCCCCCTTAGACTCTGCCCGAAAGCAGTCCCATAACCTGGTCGCCATATCCAGGAAATGCTCCTTATATTTTTTGCGTGAGCGATCACGTATGCCAATATATATGTGTAAGAAGCAGGATAACACAGTTATCTTGGGGAACAATTTTCTCCAGGCTTTCTGCGTTGACCGCCATCCGTCGGTATTGACAGTTTCTGGCTGATATCCCGGATTAATACATTCAGCCTCCTCTTTAAATACCCCGTAAGCTTTTTGGAGGTCTTTGCCGGAGGCCGTTTCGGAAACACTGGCTCCTAAAATACAGTTTTTCCCAGCCGTCGTTGCAATATAGGTCTTTTCTCCCAAAAGACGAGTATGCTTTTCATCAGCAGAAACATGTTGGGGTAATGTATCTGGGGATTTAATCGTGGTTCCCACAAGACTATGTCGGCCAAGGGATGCTTCAAGGCGATACCAATACATGGAATTTTTACCGAAGCAGTAACTCAAAGCCCAAAACGGGACTGCAAACTTCCGCAAAAATAACGGTTTCTCAACATCTTTTACAAGACCACTCATATAGGGCATGGCAAACGAAGGTCGTATGGTATAACTGACACCTGCTATTACAATTCTCCTGATTTTCAATTTCAGTTTTTTGGAGAATCGGATCTCCTTCATTTTGTATCCGTTAGTGATTTCAACGGGGAAAAGCTCGGGATATTTCATGATTACCATGTCTAATACCATCCGGAATTGGGCTGCCTGCTGGATAATGATGTAATATTGTGCTTGACAAACATTCATACAAATAGTTCGATTCAGTCGGGGAGCGGTGGTAGAGGAGGAACTCATCATTTTCCTTATTTGTTATCGTTGCTGTTGGCGCTTCAACCATAACTCAGGAAATGATTTTTTTCAGTCTATTTCATCGCTCTCCGGCTCTATCCCCCAAATCCGTTATAATCAGCTTTTTTAAAAGTTTCGCGGATAGTTTTACACAAAGTGCACCCATCCATTTCAGGCATATTAAAATCCGTAATTACCAACTTGATTCCAGGGTAATGTGTTAAAGCTTCAAGCGCTTCCTTGCCGTTTGTAACAGAGATAAGCTTGTATTGATGCATATATAAAAGATCAGAAATAACGCTACGAAAGAAAGAAGAATCATCTACAATTAGAATGATATGATTCTTATTTTCCCTCAATTTTTTAAGTGATGATAAAAGGTAACCCAAACTATTTTGGTCCTTTTTCACAATGTAATCCACGATTTTTTTAGACCAGACAAATTTTCTTAATTCTGAACTTACACAACCTGTAAAAACAATTGACGGAATACCTTTCTGAGTCACAATATCAATAATTTCACCATTTGCGGCATCTGGAAGCACAAAATCAAGAACTGCTGAAGAATAGTATTGCTTCCCATCTAAACAGGAAAGCGTTTCTTCCAAAGTCTTTGTCCAGACAACAGGTTCTTTAATTTCCGATTCAAGCGCATTAACAAGCCCTTTCCCAAAAGCCAGGTCATCTTCGACCAATAGTATTCTCTCTTTCTTTTTTTCAGATGACTTCTTCATAAAAAAAACGTCCTTTTAAGGATAAAATTCTTATTCAAAAAAACAATCTGACTATTTTGAGACGAATCATGGTTGGGCTGTTTTGATCTTTTTCAACTCTAGGATTTTGTCCCGATATTGTGCGGCCTGCTCAAATTCCAAATTTTCAGCGGCTTCATTCATTTTTGTCTCAAGGTCTCTGATCACATCATCCAAATTCAGCTCCTCGGCATCATAAGCCTTGAGCTCCTCGTTTACGGCGGCCTCAATTGTATTGGCATTCATGTCGGCCATGGTGTAATCAAAGGCGTTGATCTTTTTATTGATGGTGGCGGGTGTAATGCCGTGGGCCTGGTTATAGGCTTGCTGGATCTTGCGGCGGCGCTCGGTTTCCCCCAGGGCCTTTTTCATGGAGCCGGTCTCTTTTTCCGCATACATGATCACCCGGCCATAGGCATTACGGGCGGCCCGGCCGAAAATCTGAATAAAGGAGCGGAAGGAGCGTAAAAATCCTTCCTTGTCCGCATCAAGAATGGCCACAAGGGAGACTTCCGGAATATCCAGGCCTTCGCGCAGCAGATTTATTCCGATGAGCACATCAAACAGGCCCCGTCGAAGGTCCTGGATGATATCAATGCGCTCCACCGTGCCGATGTCCGAATGCAGGTATTTTACCTTGAGCCCCAGATCCGAATAGTAATCGGTAAGGTCCTCGGCCATACGTTTGGTCAATGTGGTTACCAGCACCCGCTCCTGGGCCTCCACCCGTTTAAGGATCTCCTGGTACAGGTCATCCACCTGGGTCTTGGCATCCCGGATTTCCACCGGGGGATCAAGCAACCCCGTGGGCCGGACAATCTGCTCGGCCACCCGGACGCCGGCCTTTTCCATCTCATAGTCCCCGGGGGTGGCCGACACAAATATGGTCCGGGGCACCAGATCCTTGAACTCTTCGAATTTCAGGGGGCGGTTGTCCACGGCAGAGGGCAAGCGGAATCCGTGTTTAACCAGAGTCTCTTTCCTGGACCGGTCCGCCTTGTACATGGCCCCAAGCTGTCCCACTGAAATATGGCTTTCGTCAAAGAAGAGCAGAAAATCCTTATCTATATAATCCAGCAGTGTAGGCGGCGGTTGGCCCGGAGACCGGCCTGTAAGATGCCGGGAATAATTTTCAATGCCGTTGCAATATCCGATCTCCTCAAGCATCTCAAGATCGTACCGGGTGCGTTCTTCCAGGCGCTGGGCCTCCACCAGTAAATTCTGTTCATTTAAAAAGGCCAGCCGCTCTTTGAGCTCGGCCACAATACTCTCCACGGCCTGCTTCCGGGTCTTTTGGTTGGTCACGTAATGGGACGCCGGATAGATGGCCATCTGATCAAATTGTTTAATCACCGTACCTTTCAACGCATCAATTTCACTGATCTCTTCGATGGTGTCACCAAAAAAATCAATGCGCACGGCCTTATTTTCCTCGTAGGCAGGGAAGATCTCCAGCCGGTCCCCCCGGACCCGAAAAGTGCCCCGGTGAAAATCCACGTCATTACGGGTGTACTGGATGTCCACAAATTTTCGGATCACATCTTCCCGGGAAATATCCATGTCCCGTTCCAGAGTCACCCGCAGATCCAGATACTCCTCGGGCGCACCCAGGCCGTAAATGCACGAGACCGATGCCACCACGATCACATCTTTGCGGGCCAGAACGCTCCGGGTGGCCGAGTGCCGCATTTTATCGATCAGTTCATTGATCGACGAATCCTTCTGGATATAGGTATCCGAAGACGGAATATAGGCTTCGGGCTGGTAATAATCATAATAGGAGACAAAATACTCCACGCAATTATCCGGGAACAGCATTTTGAACTCATTGTAAAGCTGGGCTGCCAGGGTTTTGTTGGGCGCAATGATCAGGCTTGGCTTTTCCACCCGGTTGATGATGTTGGCCATGGAAAAGGTTTTTCCCGAACCCGTCACCCCCAAAAGCACCTGGTATTTTTCATCGGCCTGGACCCCCTGAACCAGATAGTCAATGGCCTTTGGCTGATCTCCGGCCGGGCCGTAGGGAGACACCAGATTAAACAATCCCATATATTTTTCCTGTACTTTCCTCTTTTATAAACAGATACTCATAGAGAATCGCATATTAAACAATATAAGGAGTATACAAAACCCATGGAAGAAAAAAAAGAGACCGTTGCTGTCGTCGGTGCAAGTCCTTTGAAAGAGAGATATTCCAACCAGGCCCAAAATATGCTGGAAGAGTACGGACACAGTCCCATACCCGTAGCCCCCAAGCACGAAACCATTGAAGGCAAAACCGTTTACCATGCGCTCTCTGACATTCCCCAAGCCATTGACACGGTGACCATGTATGTTGGCCCGGCCCGGCAGGACGCGGTCATCGAGCAAATTCTGGCCATGAAACCCAAGCGGGTGATCTTCAATCCCGGGACTGAAAATCCCCCGGCCTACGAAAAGCTCAAATCCGCCGGGATCACGGTCCAGGAGGCCTGCACCCTGGTGCTTTTGAGAACCAACCAATATATGAAACCCTTTAATCCTTAATATGAATATGATATTTTGTGTTTAAACTAACAGGCAGCCATCTGTGGCGTCGCAGAAAAATTTACAATCCTCACATACTATAGTATGCTCCGGTTATAAATTTTTCTGCGCCTTGCATATGGGTAACTTTTAGTCGAAGCACAGTTTTTTTGTCGAAACACTACTTAAATTTTATACAAGCCATCTGGAAAGAATAATAAATGGAAACACAAGCCGCCAAAGGGCATTTTATTGAAACCATTATCAAAGAAGATCTTGCCGAAAATAAAAACAATGGTCGCGTGGCCACGCGTTTTCCGCCGGAACCCAACGGATTTCTGCACATCGGCCATGCCAAATCCATCTGCCTGAATTTTAAAATGGCCCAGCAGTTTAATGGGAAGTGCAACCTGCGGTTTGATGACTCCAACCCGGCCAAAGAAAAACAGATCTACATCGACTCCATCAAATCAACGGTCTCATGGCTGGGATTTGACTACAATACCCCGTTTTATGCATCAAACTACTTTGACGCCCTCCATGACTATGCCGTTGAATTGATCAAAGCGGGCAAAGCTTATGTGTGCAGCCTCTCCGCAGACGAAATGAAAGAATACCGCGGCACCCTCACCGAGCCGGGGAAAAACTCTCCCTACAGGGACAGAAGTGTTGAGGAGAACCTGGATCTGTTCAGCCGGATGAAGGCAGGGGATTTTGATGAAGGCGCACACACCCTGCGGGTCAAGATCGACATGACGTCCCCCAACATCAACTTGAGAGATCCGGTGATTTACAGGGTCAAAAAAGCACCCCATCCCCGCACCGGAGACAAGTGGTGCATTTACCCCATGTATGACTTCACCCACTGCATCTCCGATGCCCTGGAAGGGATCACCCACAGCCTGTGCAGCCTGGAATTTGAGGATCACCGGCCATTATACGACTGGATTCTGGACAATATCACCATCCCCTGCCACCCCCAGCAGATTGAATTTGCCCGGATGAACATCAATTATACGGTGTTAAGCAAACGAAAGCTGCAGCGTCTGGTCACCGAAGGGCTGGTATCCGGATGGGACGACCCGAGACTGCCTACCCTGGAGGGCATGCGCCGCAGGGGATACACCCCGGCAGCCATCCGCAATTTCTGTGATGTAATCGGCGTATCCAAAAAAGAGAGCCGCATTGACATGGGACTGCTGGAGTCCTGCCTAAGAGACGACCTAAACGAAAACGCCCCCAGGGTCATGGGCGTTATCCGGCCCTTGAAAATCACTCTGGAAAACTATCCCGACGGCCAGACCGAAACCATGGAGGCCATGAACCATCCCCAGAAACCGGAAGCAGGCAAACGCGAGGTCAGTTTTTCCAAGCATCTATACATTGAGCAGGATGATTTTATGGAAGATCCCCCTAAAAAATTCTTCCGAATGGGACCGGGCCGGGAAGTGCGTCTGCGGGCCGCCTACCTGATCACCTGCAAAGAGGTGATTAAAAATGAGGCTGGGGAAGTGGTTGAACTGATCTGTACCTATGATCCCGAAACCCGCGGCGGCAATGCCCCGGACGGCAGAAAGGTCAAGGGCACCATCCACTGGGTCAATGCCGAGGACTGCATTGATGCGCAGGTTCGGCTTTATGACAGGCTTTTCAAAGATGAAAACCCGGAAAAAGACGGTCAGGATTTTGTGGAAAACCTAAATCCGGATTCCCTTGAAATTCTGGAACACGCCAAACTGGAAAGAAGTCTTGAAAAGGCTCAGCCTGAATCGGTATACCAGTTTGAACGCCTGGGCTACTTCTGCCTGGATTCAAAGGAGAGCACACCGGAAAAACCGGTTTTTAATCGGACAGTAACGCTTAGAGATACCTGGGCCAAAGTGGCCAAGAAATAACCGACAAGTTCCCCATCTATCATAAAAGCCCGACATGGAATAAAGTTAGCTCCTTCCATGCCGGGCTTTTTGTTTTTACGTTACGCCGAACGGCTTATGGCATTTTATTCGATGCGCCAGGTTGTACCCTGGGGACCATCCTCCAGGACAATTTTCATGGCCTGGAGCTGATCCCGGATTTCATCGGCCCGGGCAAAATTTTTAGATTTTCTGGCGGCGGCACGCTCGGCAATAAGCCCGTCAATCATGCCAGGGTCCACATCCTGGTCTGCCATGGCTTTATCTTTTTTGTCGGCAAAATAGTCATCAGCGGACAACATAAAAATGCCCAGAATTTTTGAGGCGGACCTGATATCCGCATAGATACCGGCCAGCAGCTTTTTATCATTTTCCCCAGGCGCGTCATTGTTATCATCCAGCAGTTTATTACCCTTCTTGACCGCATCAAATACTTCGGCCATGGCTTTTGCGGAGTTGAAATCATCGTTCAATGCGTCAACAATATCAGCCCACAGCGAACCGTGTTCTTCTACGGCAGCTTCCGGGGTAATACCAGCCTTGTCCAGTCGCTCCAGGAAACCATAAATGCGGTCAAGGCCGACGGACACCTCGCGCATACTGTTTTCACTGTAATCAATGGGAGAGCGGTAATGCTTAGACAGCAGGAACATGCGGATCACTTCGGGACTATAGTCGGCCAGCACCTCTTTGATCATGGTAAAATTACCCAGAGACTTGGACATCTTTTCATTATTTATGTCCACAAATCCGTTGTGTACCCAGTATTTAACATAAGGCACACCAAAGTTGGCTTCGCTCTGGGCAATCTCATTTTCATGGTGGGGAAAAATCAGATCTTTGCCGCCGCCATGGATATCAAAGCTTTCACCAAGGTATTCGTAACTCATGGCCGAGCATTCAATGTGCCAGCCGGGCCGTCCTTTTCCCCAGGGGCTGTCCCAGGAGGGTTCACCGGG
This window contains:
- a CDS encoding diguanylate cyclase, yielding MAAQFIKSGANDFIIKQSFIREEFYCRVAQCIENVCLIEQTKLVAMTDYLTGLYNRRFFFEKGKKLFVSSREADRCLCCAMIDIDHFKKINDAYGHDAGDLVLQKLAEIFKNFVKENELLARLGGEEFGILISGRDGEDENLFRTQIGERFNALRSLIQTQKITYGDTNQKLAVTVSIGISFNTDKDLSYMLKLADDKLYCSKRSGRNLITITG
- the uvrB gene encoding excinuclease ABC subunit UvrB, with translation MGLFNLVSPYGPAGDQPKAIDYLVQGVQADEKYQVLLGVTGSGKTFSMANIINRVEKPSLIIAPNKTLAAQLYNEFKMLFPDNCVEYFVSYYDYYQPEAYIPSSDTYIQKDSSINELIDKMRHSATRSVLARKDVIVVASVSCIYGLGAPEEYLDLRVTLERDMDISREDVIRKFVDIQYTRNDVDFHRGTFRVRGDRLEIFPAYEENKAVRIDFFGDTIEEISEIDALKGTVIKQFDQMAIYPASHYVTNQKTRKQAVESIVAELKERLAFLNEQNLLVEAQRLEERTRYDLEMLEEIGYCNGIENYSRHLTGRSPGQPPPTLLDYIDKDFLLFFDESHISVGQLGAMYKADRSRKETLVKHGFRLPSAVDNRPLKFEEFKDLVPRTIFVSATPGDYEMEKAGVRVAEQIVRPTGLLDPPVEIRDAKTQVDDLYQEILKRVEAQERVLVTTLTKRMAEDLTDYYSDLGLKVKYLHSDIGTVERIDIIQDLRRGLFDVLIGINLLREGLDIPEVSLVAILDADKEGFLRSFRSFIQIFGRAARNAYGRVIMYAEKETGSMKKALGETERRRKIQQAYNQAHGITPATINKKINAFDYTMADMNANTIEAAVNEELKAYDAEELNLDDVIRDLETKMNEAAENLEFEQAAQYRDKILELKKIKTAQP
- a CDS encoding GFA family protein, with the translated sequence MKYKGSCLCGEITFEIIGEFESFFLCHCERCRKDTGSAHAANLFSSSAKLIWLSGKDKAKTFDFKSEGHIKSFCSNCGSALPNIQMDGDLLVVPAGSLDSDVQMEPQGHIYWRNKANWDNNLEKVAKFDQLPNQNNM
- the uvrC gene encoding excinuclease ABC subunit UvrC, which gives rise to MIVPEKIKEKYDQAPHAPGVYLMRDKKGKILYVGKAKDLKKRLASYFVRKDQPEPKTAALLALVADFELVVTQSDQEAFILESNLIKKNSPKYNVLLKDGKNYPLLRIDMNEPYPAIQRVRRIEKDKALYLGPYSSSKSVNQTLKQIQRIFKLRKCRDAQFKNRSRPCLNYQIKACLGLCCNEVDPEEYQARVKDAVLFLRGRTREVIKKLRLEMAEYAADQAFEKAAQIRDTIFAVERIMERQVVVCADGQDRDVLGLAWDRDRAVVTVMQVRSGYLINTAYYPLDLGFKEPDEVLAAFVIQYYEKAAQIPGSVLFSQPSDDMIRAEARLNDMADHRVHFHYPLRGEKKRLADMARFNAKAELEKILAREEEATAALTMLQHLLGMARLPERMECFDNSNLQGKDPVAAMVVFTGGRPDKSAYRKFIIKDIEQQDDYAYMTHVLTRRFQHDRENMPLPDLLVVDGGKGQLSMAVSVVKELGLEGQFTLAGLAKKDSDKGEKADKVYLPGRSNPLNTAQSAKALFLLEQIRDEAHRSAITFQRSRREKRGKLSVLDGIPGIGPKKKKLLLTTFKGIDNIRNQSPESLAALPGITPAMAKNLLQVLADL
- a CDS encoding AraC family transcriptional regulator, with product MYWSMTLDLKESLGWHSHEVYELLYCRKGRGHIIFDNQDISFQGGRFILILPESRHRFLFGQDESADLKILCLTAADAAIHLSSSLSNWLQNIKKTPAVFSDHEEDSEFSALFDKIPDALGETEKKDLDIIWGRIGLILAIHFKNQGAGDMDSQGRHGDTVDRICNWIDDNLAEQLTLDMIASEFGMSRSLLTREFRKFTSISIVEYMNMRRLQTAGALLAKTGKSITEAALESGFSSIGNFYQKFKALYGVTPSEFKKQLDLQR
- a CDS encoding CoA-binding protein; this encodes MEEKKETVAVVGASPLKERYSNQAQNMLEEYGHSPIPVAPKHETIEGKTVYHALSDIPQAIDTVTMYVGPARQDAVIEQILAMKPKRVIFNPGTENPPAYEKLKSAGITVQEACTLVLLRTNQYMKPFNP
- a CDS encoding response regulator; amino-acid sequence: MKKSSEKKKERILLVEDDLAFGKGLVNALESEIKEPVVWTKTLEETLSCLDGKQYYSSAVLDFVLPDAANGEIIDIVTQKGIPSIVFTGCVSSELRKFVWSKKIVDYIVKKDQNSLGYLLSSLKKLRENKNHIILIVDDSSFFRSVISDLLYMHQYKLISVTNGKEALEALTHYPGIKLVITDFNMPEMDGCTLCKTIRETFKKADYNGFGG